One Niabella beijingensis DNA window includes the following coding sequences:
- a CDS encoding SnoaL-like domain-containing protein: MTVEQVAYRLAEYCRKEEFSQAQKELYAAAAVSIEPFEVPGFDKETVGLAALKEKDRKFNAMVESRHGSTVSEPLIAGNAFCFVLTMDLKMKGKDREKMSELCVYTVKEGKIISEQFFM, translated from the coding sequence ATGACAGTAGAACAAGTCGCTTACCGTTTGGCCGAATACTGCCGTAAAGAAGAATTTAGTCAGGCCCAAAAAGAATTGTATGCCGCAGCTGCGGTTAGCATTGAGCCTTTCGAGGTTCCCGGTTTTGACAAAGAAACGGTAGGACTGGCCGCCCTGAAGGAAAAGGACCGGAAATTTAATGCCATGGTGGAGTCCCGGCATGGCAGCACCGTTTCTGAGCCGTTAATTGCGGGTAATGCCTTTTGTTTTGTGCTTACTATGGATCTTAAAATGAAAGGTAAAGACCGGGAAAAGATGTCGGAGCTATGTGTGTATACGGTAAAGGAGGGTAAGATTATTTCCGAGCAATTCTTTATGTAA
- a CDS encoding aminoglycoside phosphotransferase family protein, whose translation MIPVDLNTAKELIDEQFRPAKGLPIREVVSAGSENFIFRLGNDWTVRFPKNEAAALQLKKELAWLPVIAARMTVPVPIPYFTGAPNSKFPFQWAVFNWIDGRIYEPELLQRTDGAVAVMADFICSLWKIDAENGPGPGRQNNFRGQALIERDIETKSAINHLPSGYNKKTLGLIWEKASREKTWDQPPVWIHGDLHWGNIITLNDKINGIIDFGTLGVGDPAVDIMCAWILFSGEKRALFKQKLNVDDPTWIRAMGWALSFAVIALPYYLPKKHLLADIAVFTLENIMIDFAKYPVFN comes from the coding sequence ATGATACCTGTGGATCTGAATACGGCAAAAGAATTAATAGACGAACAGTTTCGCCCGGCAAAAGGGCTTCCGATAAGGGAAGTGGTTTCCGCCGGGTCCGAAAATTTTATTTTCCGATTGGGGAACGATTGGACGGTACGGTTCCCGAAAAACGAAGCTGCAGCATTGCAGCTGAAAAAGGAACTTGCCTGGCTTCCTGTTATTGCTGCGCGTATGACTGTTCCAGTACCGATACCTTATTTTACCGGTGCCCCAAATTCAAAATTTCCATTTCAATGGGCTGTTTTTAACTGGATAGACGGACGTATATACGAGCCGGAGTTGTTACAGCGTACCGACGGTGCGGTAGCGGTTATGGCTGATTTCATTTGCTCTTTGTGGAAGATCGATGCGGAAAACGGACCAGGGCCGGGCAGACAGAATAATTTCAGAGGGCAGGCGTTAATAGAAAGGGATATAGAAACAAAGAGCGCAATAAATCACCTGCCTTCCGGTTACAATAAAAAGACCTTAGGTTTAATTTGGGAAAAAGCATCCCGGGAAAAGACCTGGGACCAGCCGCCTGTTTGGATACATGGTGACCTGCATTGGGGTAATATTATCACATTAAATGACAAGATCAACGGCATCATTGATTTCGGAACCCTGGGTGTTGGCGACCCGGCAGTTGATATCATGTGCGCGTGGATCCTTTTTTCCGGAGAGAAAAGGGCCCTGTTTAAACAAAAACTGAACGTGGATGATCCGACATGGATCCGGGCGATGGGATGGGCGTTATCGTTTGCTGTCATTGCATTGCCCTATTATTTGCCGAAGAAACATTTACTGGCGGACATAGCCGTCTTTACCCTGGAAAATATAATGATTGATTTCGCAAAATATCCTGTGTTTAACTGA
- a CDS encoding c-type cytochrome produces MRKIFTLGLFIISFNGYSQVAKKPIARRPVVHKPVAQVSETTLSIRRGKLVYQKFCLSCHQPDGGGVPNLNPPLVGTSNILGKKSRLVKIVKNGLQEHVEIDGEYYSNNMPPFKMLTDQQIADVLTYIRKSFGNNAAAVLKSEVTQYYAKGKK; encoded by the coding sequence ATGCGGAAAATTTTCACCCTGGGTCTCTTTATCATTTCTTTTAACGGTTATTCGCAGGTGGCCAAAAAACCAATAGCCAGGAGACCGGTCGTCCACAAACCGGTTGCACAGGTTTCGGAAACAACTCTGTCTATAAGAAGAGGTAAACTGGTCTATCAGAAATTCTGCCTTTCCTGCCATCAACCGGACGGTGGGGGCGTTCCGAATTTAAATCCGCCACTCGTTGGCACCAGCAACATTCTGGGTAAAAAATCCAGGCTTGTTAAAATAGTAAAGAACGGACTTCAGGAGCACGTTGAGATTGACGGAGAGTACTATTCCAACAACATGCCTCCTTTTAAAATGCTGACCGACCAGCAGATCGCAGATGTGTTAACCTATATACGAAAAAGCTTTGGCAACAACGCTGCTGCAGTGTTAAAAAGCGAGGTAACCCAATACTATGCAAAAGGGAAAAAGTAA
- a CDS encoding SDR family oxidoreductase — MNNKRILLTGITGFLGAHTAIRLLNKGYAVVGTLRNSERINSIREVIGRHTANSSRLSFAEADLNDGAIWPRLTKNIDYVQHIASPFPRTLPKHESDLLLPAKEGTLHILKAAAANNVKRVVMVSSLAAVIYGKSKSDLDKVFNEKDWTDETCKKDTTPYIRSKAITEKAAWDFIRQNNSGLELTTILPGAILGSVLESDFGTSANIVIKILDGSSPALPKIGFDIVDVRSVADLLIKAMEMPQAAGKRYIASSGYLTFKEIAFILKREYPGRKIATAELPNFATRLFSIVETSLKPILMDLGVKRKTDISKAEKELGWYPLSPQEAVTTCAKSVFDNGIVK; from the coding sequence ATGAACAACAAAAGAATATTACTGACCGGCATAACCGGTTTCCTGGGTGCACATACGGCTATCCGGCTTTTGAATAAAGGCTATGCCGTCGTCGGCACATTGCGCAACAGCGAACGAATAAATTCCATCCGGGAGGTCATCGGGAGACATACAGCAAACAGCAGCCGGTTATCCTTCGCTGAAGCAGATCTGAACGACGGAGCCATCTGGCCCCGGCTCACTAAAAACATAGATTACGTGCAGCACATCGCTTCTCCTTTTCCACGAACATTGCCCAAGCATGAAAGCGACCTGCTCCTTCCTGCAAAAGAAGGAACCCTGCATATACTGAAAGCAGCAGCAGCCAATAACGTTAAAAGGGTGGTGATGGTGTCTTCTTTAGCGGCAGTTATATATGGAAAATCCAAAAGCGATCTGGACAAGGTCTTCAACGAAAAAGACTGGACAGACGAGACCTGTAAAAAAGATACAACACCTTATATCAGAAGCAAAGCGATTACCGAAAAAGCCGCATGGGACTTCATTCGGCAAAACAACTCCGGCCTGGAATTAACGACCATTCTGCCCGGAGCGATCCTGGGGAGCGTTCTGGAGAGCGATTTTGGAACATCCGCTAATATTGTTATTAAAATTTTAGACGGCAGTTCTCCGGCGCTACCAAAAATAGGCTTTGACATTGTGGACGTCCGCTCCGTCGCCGACCTGTTAATTAAGGCAATGGAAATGCCACAGGCGGCCGGCAAAAGATATATTGCGTCTTCCGGCTATCTGACTTTTAAGGAGATCGCCTTTATACTCAAACGCGAATATCCCGGCAGAAAAATAGCCACCGCTGAGCTTCCCAATTTTGCCACCCGGCTGTTTTCGATTGTTGAAACATCCCTCAAACCGATCCTGATGGACCTGGGTGTAAAAAGAAAGACCGATATTAGCAAGGCAGAAAAGGAACTGGGATGGTACCCTTTGTCGCCACAGGAAGCTGTAACAACTTGTGCAAAAAGCGTTTTCGATAACGGAATAGTAAAGTAA
- a CDS encoding lysophospholipid acyltransferase family protein has product MKKAINHTRQTARGVAAGGKQRSLTYLLTALLIYLCSLLPFTVLYAVAGLIYFLFFRLLKYRYAVVFQNLSRSFPQMSYREIDAVASRFYRHFSKLLVEVVKLMSISESELKTRLHLRNPELIEYYHRQNRPVIAMMGHCGNWECLSILPRYFTSQVYAVYRPLSNKGMNRLLLYIRSRFGMKLLPMLQAPRYMLQHKQDPALYLFIADQSPDPDARCRVEFMHQSTLMFNGAEKLARATGAAVVYLELNRTSEKHWEVSFSLVAENPSAMPVHEITRVYAHKLQQTICKTPDQWLWTHKRWKHKAHTV; this is encoded by the coding sequence ATGAAAAAGGCCATCAATCACACCAGACAAACAGCAAGAGGCGTTGCAGCCGGCGGGAAACAACGTTCCCTTACTTACCTGTTAACCGCCCTGCTGATATACCTGTGCAGCCTGCTGCCGTTTACCGTTTTGTATGCTGTAGCGGGACTGATTTATTTTCTTTTCTTCCGGTTGTTAAAATACCGCTACGCAGTGGTCTTTCAAAATTTGTCACGTTCCTTTCCGCAGATGTCGTACAGGGAAATCGATGCAGTTGCCAGCCGGTTTTACCGGCATTTCAGCAAATTGCTGGTGGAGGTTGTAAAACTGATGTCGATAAGTGAGTCTGAACTTAAAACCCGGCTGCATCTCCGGAATCCTGAATTAATAGAATATTATCATCGCCAGAACCGCCCGGTTATTGCAATGATGGGACATTGCGGCAACTGGGAATGCCTCAGTATATTACCCCGGTATTTTACCTCGCAGGTATACGCCGTTTACCGGCCCTTATCCAATAAAGGGATGAACCGGTTGCTGCTTTACATACGCTCCAGATTTGGTATGAAATTGCTGCCCATGTTGCAGGCTCCCCGGTATATGTTGCAACATAAGCAGGATCCCGCCTTATATCTGTTTATCGCCGACCAGTCGCCCGACCCGGATGCCAGATGCCGGGTGGAATTTATGCATCAGTCTACATTGATGTTCAATGGTGCCGAAAAACTGGCCCGGGCTACCGGTGCGGCTGTTGTCTATTTAGAGCTGAACCGTACCTCTGAAAAACACTGGGAGGTCAGTTTTTCCCTGGTGGCGGAGAACCCCTCAGCAATGCCGGTACACGAAATCACCCGGGTCTATGCCCATAAACTGCAGCAAACCATCTGTAAAACACCCGATCAATGGCTATGGACGCATAAACGCTGGAAACATAAAGCGCATACGGTATAA
- a CDS encoding amidohydrolase family protein, with protein sequence MKEIRIRNYYIRFLLGLALIVQGCSTTSRSNSATNTDKVPVQGLFAIRDVTVIPMTPENKIIEHATVLVKGNKIAAINGAIPDSAEMIDGKGKWLIPGLIDMHVHNLAAINFGTNYPTKGASFFMNDQDFMLLYVANGVTTAFELSGRAEHFGQRNEIRSGAVIGPRIALAALIDGGNGSGMIANTPADGRQIVRVAKGMGYEFIKVYSSLDIETYRAIVDEAKKQSMKVVGHIPNAFKGRLEEAFVPNFDLVAHAEEYAKQTDDFSDRDARRFARLAQKNGTWLSPTLITMVRIAQQARTLDSIRSLKYLSYVHPLVQSKWLTSNQYNRNTSADRVAYFEKLNAFHIRLVKAFKEAQVPIVAGTDAGTSGVVWGYSLHDELELLVKAGLTPAEALAAATRLPAAWLQISDKTGTIEEGKFADLVLLDANPMIDIRNTRSISGAFFDGRWIKKEQINRMLSVLAEKNKSDSGKYEWSERNKN encoded by the coding sequence ATGAAAGAAATCCGGATCAGGAATTATTACATACGCTTCCTCCTGGGCCTGGCGCTGATCGTCCAGGGTTGCAGCACTACTTCAAGATCAAACAGCGCGACAAACACAGATAAAGTCCCGGTCCAAGGGCTGTTTGCGATCCGGGATGTCACCGTCATTCCTATGACCCCTGAAAACAAAATCATCGAACATGCCACTGTTTTGGTTAAGGGCAATAAAATAGCGGCCATCAACGGAGCAATCCCTGATTCAGCTGAAATGATAGACGGCAAAGGGAAATGGCTGATTCCCGGGCTTATCGACATGCATGTCCATAACCTGGCAGCTATTAATTTTGGCACGAATTATCCAACAAAAGGCGCCTCTTTCTTCATGAACGATCAGGATTTTATGCTACTGTACGTCGCAAACGGCGTCACCACTGCATTCGAGTTAAGTGGCCGGGCGGAACATTTCGGACAAAGAAATGAAATAAGAAGCGGTGCAGTGATCGGACCGCGCATTGCCCTTGCGGCATTAATAGACGGAGGAAACGGTTCCGGCATGATTGCCAACACACCCGCTGATGGCCGTCAGATTGTACGGGTGGCCAAAGGAATGGGATACGAATTTATAAAGGTCTATTCGAGTCTTGATATCGAAACATACCGTGCCATCGTTGACGAAGCAAAGAAACAATCGATGAAAGTGGTAGGCCATATTCCAAATGCCTTCAAGGGCAGACTGGAAGAGGCCTTTGTACCCAACTTTGACCTCGTTGCGCACGCAGAGGAATATGCCAAGCAAACGGATGATTTCAGCGACCGGGATGCCCGGCGATTTGCCCGGTTGGCCCAAAAAAACGGAACCTGGCTTTCCCCCACGCTGATCACTATGGTACGGATTGCCCAACAGGCCCGTACGCTGGATAGCATCCGCAGTTTAAAATACCTCTCCTATGTCCATCCGCTCGTACAAAGCAAATGGTTAACATCCAATCAATACAATCGCAATACCAGCGCCGACCGTGTTGCCTACTTTGAAAAACTAAACGCATTTCATATCCGGCTGGTAAAAGCGTTCAAAGAGGCGCAAGTTCCTATTGTAGCCGGAACAGATGCCGGAACTTCAGGTGTTGTATGGGGTTATTCGTTACACGACGAACTGGAATTGCTGGTAAAGGCAGGGCTAACGCCCGCGGAGGCTTTAGCAGCTGCCACGCGACTTCCCGCAGCCTGGCTCCAGATAAGCGATAAAACCGGAACCATTGAGGAAGGAAAATTTGCCGACCTGGTGTTGCTGGATGCCAACCCTATGATTGATATAAGGAATACCAGAAGTATTTCCGGTGCATTTTTCGACGGAAGATGGATCAAAAAAGAACAGATCAACCGCATGCTGTCTGTTTTGGCGGAAAAAAACAAGTCGGATTCCGGCAAATATGAGTGGTCCGAGCGAAATAAAAACTAA
- a CDS encoding sulfatase produces MKRLLILLSLPLWVAAKLSAADEIRLPQKKRPNILFAISDDQSYDHTGFSGSGFVKTPAFDRIAKEGVFFSNCIAGSPGCAPSRSSIVTGRYPWQNEQSGQHASSWMKAYVPFVDLLAGNGYYTGYTGKGVDPFQYARDEKDSLWREQNAAGKSFNAIRYKAGDISDIRPAKGISNINYFENFRDFLDKKKDGQPFFFWYGAMEPHRGFEKDSWVRNKKELRDVKVPAFLPDNGIVRGDLLDYAVEIEWFDFHLQKMLEYLKEKGELENTIVIVTSDNGMAFPRAKANGYEYGVHVPFAVRFPKMFPEGRIIDDPVSFVDIAPTILELTGTSSKEMKAMTGTSILGILKEKKQGVVDTTRKYVYSGRERHSASRYLNRGYPQRVIRSKEFLLVWNMKPRRWPAGDPQRIDPADKSKLLPKYGIDDKGVYHSEWAFTDIDNSPTKSFTVAHKDEKEVHRFFEWATARRPEFELYQISSDPGCLKNLYNERMYTTIQGQLKKALMEELIKTKDPRVAGPDPEIFDSYERYSGPMREFPDSGSD; encoded by the coding sequence ATGAAAAGGTTACTAATATTATTATCGTTGCCCCTTTGGGTTGCTGCTAAACTATCGGCTGCTGATGAAATCAGATTGCCGCAAAAAAAAAGGCCCAATATTCTGTTTGCCATTAGTGATGATCAAAGTTACGACCACACCGGTTTTTCAGGTAGCGGGTTTGTAAAAACGCCGGCATTTGACCGGATTGCTAAAGAAGGTGTCTTTTTCTCGAATTGTATTGCCGGGTCGCCCGGATGTGCGCCTTCCCGCAGTTCAATCGTTACGGGGCGTTATCCGTGGCAAAATGAGCAATCAGGACAGCACGCATCGAGCTGGATGAAAGCATATGTGCCCTTTGTTGACCTGTTAGCCGGAAATGGATATTATACGGGTTATACCGGTAAGGGTGTCGATCCGTTTCAGTATGCCCGGGACGAAAAAGATTCGTTGTGGAGGGAACAAAACGCCGCTGGTAAATCTTTCAATGCGATAAGATATAAAGCCGGCGACATTTCAGATATAAGACCTGCTAAAGGAATCAGTAATATAAATTACTTTGAAAATTTCAGGGATTTCCTGGATAAAAAAAAGGACGGTCAGCCTTTCTTTTTTTGGTATGGCGCTATGGAACCACACCGGGGATTTGAAAAAGATTCATGGGTCAGGAATAAGAAAGAACTGCGAGATGTTAAAGTGCCTGCTTTTTTACCGGATAATGGAATTGTAAGGGGGGATTTACTTGATTATGCTGTAGAAATCGAATGGTTTGATTTTCATCTGCAAAAAATGCTGGAATACCTCAAAGAAAAAGGTGAGCTTGAAAATACAATTGTGATCGTAACATCCGACAATGGAATGGCATTTCCAAGGGCCAAGGCAAACGGTTATGAATATGGCGTCCATGTTCCTTTTGCAGTTCGCTTCCCAAAAATGTTTCCTGAAGGAAGAATTATTGATGATCCTGTCAGCTTTGTTGATATAGCCCCTACTATTTTGGAACTGACAGGTACTTCTTCAAAAGAAATGAAAGCAATGACCGGGACAAGTATTTTAGGTATTCTTAAAGAAAAGAAGCAGGGAGTTGTGGACACGACGCGAAAATATGTCTACTCAGGCCGGGAGCGGCACTCTGCATCCCGTTATCTTAACCGGGGATATCCTCAAAGAGTGATACGAAGCAAAGAATTTCTGCTTGTCTGGAACATGAAGCCGCGGCGATGGCCTGCCGGTGATCCGCAACGGATAGATCCTGCTGATAAAAGCAAGCTATTGCCTAAATATGGTATAGATGATAAAGGTGTTTATCATTCGGAGTGGGCTTTTACAGATATTGATAACTCTCCCACAAAGTCATTTACAGTGGCCCATAAGGATGAAAAAGAGGTACATCGTTTTTTTGAATGGGCAACGGCCAGAAGACCGGAATTTGAACTTTATCAGATTTCTTCCGATCCGGGTTGTTTAAAAAACCTTTACAATGAGAGGATGTATACAACCATACAGGGGCAGTTAAAAAAAGCATTGATGGAAGAGCTGATCAAAACAAAAGATCCCCGTGTGGCAGGACCTGATCCTGAGATATTCGATTCGTATGAACGATATTCCGGACCAATGCGGGAGTTTCCCGATTCCGGATCAGATTAA
- a CDS encoding Crp/Fnr family transcriptional regulator has product MEKLRSVLSFGGILSKDAIEQVAAHFKRRLLKTNDHFQEVHKTAREIAFVENGILRVYAADCNGNEVTKYFIRENQFFVDLESYYTATPATDACQAAVHSELYTVHKSVIEKLSDETPNLYIFIKTLTEASLMNKIKDNDFLNFGDSKTKYLEFVKRYPNLAQQVPQQYIASYLKITPQSLSRIRKELAHKQ; this is encoded by the coding sequence ATGGAAAAATTGAGATCAGTATTGAGTTTTGGCGGTATTCTTTCCAAAGATGCTATTGAACAGGTTGCCGCTCATTTCAAAAGAAGACTGTTAAAAACAAATGATCATTTTCAGGAGGTCCACAAAACCGCCCGGGAAATCGCTTTTGTAGAAAACGGTATTCTGAGGGTGTATGCAGCCGATTGCAACGGAAACGAGGTCACCAAATATTTCATAAGGGAAAATCAGTTTTTCGTTGACCTGGAAAGTTATTATACGGCAACACCTGCAACAGACGCCTGCCAGGCAGCCGTCCATTCAGAACTTTACACCGTGCACAAATCGGTTATCGAAAAATTAAGCGACGAGACACCAAATCTGTATATTTTCATTAAGACCCTGACTGAAGCGAGCCTGATGAACAAGATCAAAGACAATGACTTTTTGAATTTCGGAGACAGCAAAACAAAATATCTGGAGTTTGTAAAACGCTATCCTAATCTGGCACAACAGGTACCCCAACAGTACATTGCGTCTTATCTGAAAATTACGCCGCAATCGTTAAGCAGGATCCGGAAAGAGCTGGCTCATAAACAGTAA
- a CDS encoding dihydrofolate reductase family protein → MSKLKVAAFSVSLDGFGAGVKQELTVPLGIRGEELHNWIYPTKMFHKMINKDGGTGGIDHEIAEKSFENIGAWIMGRNMFGPVRGPWPDDEWKGWWGETPPYHVPVFVLTHHARAPITMKGGTTFYFVTDGIEAALEAARKAANGKDIRIGGGVSTIRQYLEAGHIDELHIAFSPVLLGSGEHLFQGIDMNALGYTQVQRVEGENATHVFIAKQNG, encoded by the coding sequence ATGAGCAAACTCAAAGTAGCCGCCTTCTCGGTGTCCCTCGACGGATTTGGCGCAGGTGTTAAGCAGGAGCTTACGGTCCCCCTTGGTATAAGAGGAGAAGAACTGCACAACTGGATCTACCCGACAAAAATGTTTCATAAAATGATAAACAAAGACGGTGGTACCGGAGGAATCGATCATGAAATTGCTGAAAAATCCTTTGAGAATATCGGCGCCTGGATCATGGGGCGGAATATGTTCGGCCCCGTTCGCGGCCCCTGGCCGGATGATGAATGGAAAGGCTGGTGGGGCGAAACACCTCCGTATCATGTGCCGGTATTTGTTCTAACACACCATGCAAGAGCACCCATAACTATGAAAGGAGGAACCACTTTCTATTTTGTGACCGATGGTATTGAGGCAGCATTGGAAGCGGCCAGAAAGGCCGCCAATGGAAAAGACATCCGGATTGGTGGCGGTGTTTCAACAATAAGACAATACTTAGAAGCAGGTCATATTGACGAATTGCACATCGCATTTTCTCCCGTTCTCTTAGGTTCAGGCGAGCATTTGTTCCAGGGAATTGATATGAACGCACTGGGCTACACCCAGGTGCAACGCGTAGAGGGCGAAAATGCTACGCATGTTTTTATAGCAAAACAAAACGGCTGA